A single Loxodonta africana isolate mLoxAfr1 chromosome 24, mLoxAfr1.hap2, whole genome shotgun sequence DNA region contains:
- the TLDC2 gene encoding TLD domain-containing protein 2, protein MKLLGSGDVEAGASLSLHLPGFFVSSQLSHAEDALSGEEGEEKEEAEEEGVAPAPAIARAPEDPTETQLAEASQVLGASEIRQLSLHLPPRVTGYSWSLAFCTARDGFSLRSLYRQMEGHSGPVLLVLRDQDGQMFGAFSSSAIRQSKGFYGTGETFLFSFSPQLKVFKWTGSNSFFVKGDLDSLMMGSGSGQFGLWLDGDLYHGGSHPCATFNNEVLARQEQFCIKELEAWILS, encoded by the exons ATGAAGCTCTTGGGGTCAGGAGATGTGGAAGCTGGTGCCTCCTTGTCCCTCCACTTACCAGGCTTCTTTGTGTCTTCACAGCTCAGCCATGCGGAGGATGCCCTGTCTGGGGAGGAGGGTGAAGAAaaggaggaggcagaggaggagggGGTAGCCCCAGCCCCGGCCATAGCCCGAGCTCCTGAAGATCCCACTGAAACCCAGCTTGCAGAAGCCAGCCAGGTGCTGGGTGCCTCGGAGATTAGGCAG CTCAGCCTCCACCTCCCCCCGAGAGTCACTGGATACTCCTGGAGTCTGGCCTTCTGCACGGCGAGGGACGGTTTCAGCCTGCGGAGCCTGTACCGGCAAATGGAAGGCCATAGTGGGCCGGTGCTGCTGGTGCTGAGGGACCAGGATGGGCAG ATGTTTGGGGCCTTCTCCTCTTCTGCAATCCGACAGAGCAAAGGCTTCTATGGCACTGGCGAGACATTCCTCTTCTCCTTTTCCCCACAGCTAAAG GTGTTTAAGTGGACAGGAAGCAACTCTTTCTTTGTGAAAGGAGACTTGGATTCACTGATGATGGGCAGTGGCAG TGGCCAGTTTGGGCTGTGGTTGGACGGAGACTTGTACCATGGAGGAAGCCACCCCTGTGCGACCTTCAACAATGAGGTGCTGGCCCGGCAGGAGCAGTTCTGCATCAAGGAGCTGGAGGCCTGGATACTGAGCTGA